In the genome of Pichia kudriavzevii chromosome 4, complete sequence, one region contains:
- a CDS encoding uncharacterized protein (PKUD0D06080; similar to Saccharomyces cerevisiae YMR240C (CUS1); ancestral locus Anc_8.780) has protein sequence MGATTPKKQDKKKSKNQLRRERAKFKRQEKSGNVSTSIQDIAPASTSTGAVESSVKATRESQPAEPEFIVDESNKALAEMYKDILRKFDLSNNVEGDEQDQELELITPTGRSNTHIQKSEDGNKATAEKENVRQTGDFDKTDNKPLSKRQLKKLYSIPLYVLKSESKRPELIEWMDANAQDPRLFIYLKTKRNSVPVPSHWQSKKSFLSSKRGVERPPFELPDFIKATGILQMRDTNGGEEESTLKQRMRERIQPKVGQLDIDYNKLYDAFFKYQKKPMMLKFGELYTETTNNDDLIFKDKVSKMKVGRLSKRLRVALGMITEDGKIISKLPPWYNKLKQYGPPPSYPYMNIDTNGKITIKNTNEVNIGPPVVSKHWGTVINDLDESDEEGGNEEANEEDEANKEDKKNKFAPEKGDIMLKTFGETPQDYSRLAKTTNNDQHPPKLYQVLTNKPDSKNTKSIFGQQAPSYQL, from the coding sequence AGAAACaggacaagaagaagtCCAAAAACCAACTTAGAAGAGAGCGGGCGAAATTTAAGAGGCAGGAGAAAAGCGGCAATGTTTCGACTTCCATACAGGATATTGCACCAGCCTCTACCTCGACTGGAGCCGTCGAATCAAGCGTCAAAGCCACAAGAGAGTCACAACCTGCAGAGCCGGAATTTATAGTAGATGAGTCTAACAAGGCTCTAGCTGAAATGTACAAAGACATTTTGAGAAAGTTTGATCTTTCGAACAATGTAGAAGGAGATGAACAGGATCAGGAACTGGAACTCATTACGCCAACTGGAAGGAGCAATACCCACATACAGAAAAGTGAAGATGGAAACAAAGCTACGGCGGAGAAGGAGAACGTGAGGCAAACCGGTGATTTTGATAAGACTGACAACAAGCCATTGTCAAAAaggcaattgaaaaaactttATTCAATTCCTCTATATGTTCTTAAAAGTGAGTCCAAACGACCTGAGTTGATCGAATGGATGGATGCAAATGCTCAAGATCCAAGgttgtttatttatttgaaaacaaaaagaaattcagTTCCCGTGCCAAGCCACTGGCAGTCGAAAAAGAGCTTTCTTTCATCTAAAAGAGGCGTCGAGAGACCTCCATTTGAACTTCCTGACTTTATAAAGGCAACAGGAATATTGCAAATGAGAGACACCAATGGTGGTGAAGAGGAGAGCACATTGAAGCAGAGAATGAGGGAAAGAATCCAACCTAAGGTGGGGCAGCTCGACATTGACTATAACAAACTATATGATgctttcttcaaatatcaaaagaaGCCAATGATGCTTAAATTTGGTGAATTGTACACAGAAACGACCAATAACGATGAtctcatcttcaaagacaaGGTGTCTAAAATGAAAGTAGGACGATTAAGTAAACGCTTGAGAGTTGCACTTGGAATGATTACAGAAGATGGGAAGATCATCTCAAAGCTACCACCTTGGTATAATAAGTTGAAACAATATGGTCCGCCTCCAAGTTATCCATACATGAACATTGACACTAATGGTAAAATCACCATCAAAAACACTAATGAGGTCAATATTGGTCCTCCTGTCGTATCAAAACATTGGGGAACTGTTATCAATGATTTAGATGAAAGCGATGAAGAGGGAGGTAATGAAGAAGCtaatgaagaagacgaaGCTAACAAGgaagataagaaaaataaGTTTGCTCCTGAAAAAGGGGATATTATGCTTAAAACTTTCGGAGAAACTCCACAGGACTATAGTAGACTTGCCAAAACAACTAATAACGACCAGCACCCTCCAAAACTATACCAAGTCTTGACGAACAAGCCAGACAGtaaaaacacaaaaagCATATTTGGTCAACAGGCGCCATCATACCAGCTTTGA